CGGTGTACGCGCTGATGCAGACGTACGGCTTCGACGGCGTCGACATCGACCTGGAGAACGGCCTCAATGCGACGTACATGTCACAGGCGCTGCGCTCCCTGTCCGCGAAGGCGGGCCCGTCGATGATCCTCACGATGGCGCCGCAGACGATCGACATGCAGTCGACGTCGAACGCCTACTTCCAGACGGCGCTGAACGTGAAGGACATCCTCACGGTCGTCAACATGCAGTACTACAACAGCGGTTCCATGCTGGGCTGCGACGGCAAGGTGTACGCGCAGGGCTCGGTGGACTTCCTCACCGCCCTCGCCTGCATCCAGCTGGAGGGCGGCCTGTCCCCGTCCCAGGTGGGCCTGGGCGTACCGGCCTCCACCCGCGGCGCGGGCAGCGGCTACGTCTCCCCGGCCGTGGTCGACAACGCCCTCGACTGCCTGACGAAGGGCACCGGCTGCGGTTCCTTCAGACCGTCGAAGACCTACCCCGCCCTGCGCGGCGCGATGACCTGGTCGACCAACTGGGACGCGACCGCCGGCAACGCCTGGTCGTCGACGGTCGGCCCCCACGTCCACGCCCTGCCGTAATCGGCCGACCTGGCGCAATGCCGCGTTGCCTTCCGTGACCACCCCATGTGATCTTGGGGAACATGAGTGCGGAGGGCGACGCGGCAGAGCCGATGGACGTCCTGTGCCCTTCGCCACGCAGACGACACCACGGCCGAATCACCCTTCGACACCTTGAAGAATGAATAGGTATCACGGGCGGCTTACGGCGGGGCCCCTCACCAGATTCCGCACCTTACGCCCTATTCCGCTGCAGTCGACGACGCCTCCACTCGATGGCTGATTAAAGCCTGAAGTGCGGACAGAAGAAGCAACGGCACTTGGGGTGTGAGCCACCCCAATTCCGGTTGACATGTACAGGTGGGCGATCGTTTACCGTGCGGGACCTTTTTGCAAATTTCATACATGGGGGGACTCCGTGAAGTCGGAGTGGGGGTTTGCGGTGCCCGTGTGCAGGCCACGGCGACCGAGACGCACGGCCGCTGGGGGAATCATGGCTGCGCTGATGGTGTCGGCACTGCCTGTTCTGCCGATGGCGGTCCCGGCGTCTGCCGCGGCAAATAAGACATCGGCCGATGCAGTCGGTGGGGCGACCGCATCGGCGCGGGCTCAGGCGTCGGGTGAGCCGGTGGAAGTAACAGCGGATCGAACCGAGTACTCGATTACGAAGGCGAATCCGGACGGCACCTTCACACTGACGCAATCGGCGTCACCGCAGCGTGTGCACGCCGATGACGGTTCATGGGATCCGGTTGACACCACCCTGGTGCGTCGCCCGGATGGCACTGTCGGGCCCAAGTCAACTGTGGTGAACCTGTCGTTCTCGGGCGGCGGGAACGATGCCATGGTGAAGTTGGGCAGCGAGCGAGGAACGCTACGCCTGAACTGGCCGGGCAGGCTGCCCGAGCCGCGCCTCGACGGCGCGAAGGCCGTCTATGCCGAGGTCATCGAAGGCGTGGATCTGGAGTTGACTGCGACGGCCGAGGGCTATCGTGAGGTTCTCGTCGTGAAGTCGGCCGAAGCCGCTGCCGATTCGGCACTGGAACGCATTCAGCTACCGGTGTCGTCCCCGGACCTGCAGGTGCTGCCAGGCGCGGGGGGTGGCGTGCGCGCAGTGGACGGGAACGGCAACACCGTCTTCCACGGCCCGGCCGGCCAGATGTGGGACTCCTCTGGCGAAACCGCCGAGAAGGGCATGAGCAGCGCAAGCAACAAGTCCGGCGACGGCACCAGTACGCAGCTCACGGCGGTCACCCGGCTCGGCTCCGGTACCCGGACCGCGAAGGTCACCGACACCGCACTGTCCACCGCGGAAATGCCCGACCCGGTGGAGTACGGCACTCAGCCGCGGTCCGGTGACGTCAGCACGGTGATGCCGGTGACAGTCACGGACGATGCCGTCGCGGTCAAGCCCGACCTCGCCCTGCTGCGCGGCAAGGACACTGTCTACCCGGTACGCATCGACCCCTCGGTGGGTCTGAGCGTGTCCGAGCGGACCGTGCTCTCTTCGGACGGCGACAAGTTCTGGCAGTTCAACGGTGACTACGGCGTCGGCCGTTGTAGCGTCTCGGGCCCGTACTACTGCGGCAACAACTACACCAACCGCATGTACTTCCAGTTCGCCCCCTCCAAACTGTCCGGCAAGAACGTGCTGGATGCCACCTTCCGCGCGTATGAGACATGGTCGTTCTCCTGCTCTCCCCATTGGGTTGATCTGGTGCGCACCGACAACATCTCCGAGGGCACCAGGTGGCCTGGCCCGAAACTGCTGGATTTGATGGGCGACCAGAACATCTCCGCGGGTCGTGGCAACCAGTGCAACCCCGACCAGCCCGACCGGTGGGTCGAGTTCAACGACAACTCCGCCGAGAGCGACGAGAACCTCACTTCTACGGTGCGCAGCTACGCCGACGGCAAGATCTCCCGGCTGACGCTGGCGCTCAAGGCCAAGGACGAGTCCGACCCCGACGCGTGGAAGCGCTTCGACGACAACGCCGTCCTCCAGGTCATCTACACAGTCCAGCCCGGCGTGCCGACCTCCGTCGGTGTGATCCCCGGTGACGGGACCACCGCATACTGCAAGACGTCCTCCTCCGACCCCTTGATCGTCACCCGCCTCGACCCGATGCTCCAGGCGCGCACACAGGCCAGGGTCACGCCGCGCACCACCGACGAAAAGGGTTCGCTCCAGGCGCAGTTCGCCGTCGAGCGCGGTGACGACGCGGCTTGGCATCAGGTGTGGACCGGCAATCGCCCGGATGCGGGCTGGGACCCGGACGAGACCCTGGAGAAGCTGCGCCTGTCAAAGGGGGCCGATGGCGGCCTGTACCGACTGCGTTCGCGCACTCGGTCCCACTGGACGTGGGGCGGTAAGCCCGGAGACCTGTACTCCCCGTATTCCTCCTGGTGTTACTTCAAGATCGACTCAACCGCGCCGAAGGCTCCCACCGTCAGCACCGGCACCCCGTACACCCAGTGCACGGCGAATCTGTGTGACGGTCAGGGTGGGCCGGGTGTGCCGGGCAGTTTCACCTTCACACCCAACACGGCCGACAAGGACATCACCGGGTACCGCTGGCGGCTGCTGACCACGTCTGCCAAGGACACCAAAGAGGTCACCGGGCCCACCGCCGCCGTCACGGACGTCACCCCGTCGTTGGCGGGCACGCAGGTCCTCTCCGTCGAAGCCAAAGACGTCCGAAACCGGTGGGGCACACCTGCGGAGTTCCTGTTCAAGGTCGCCCCGGCCATGGGTCCCACGGGCACCTGGCACTTCGACGATGTCCTGTCCAAGCCGGATGTAAGGACTGCCCGGGACACCGCGACCGAAGGCATCCGGCATGACGCCACTCTCTACACCTCAGGGGTCGAATGGTCCAACCGCGGACGCCGCGGCCCGAACGATTACTCCCTGTGGCTCAACGACACTTCGGACACGACAGCACGCGCCGGCTATGCCGCCACCGATACCCCGGCTGTGAACAGTCAGGACTCCTTCACGCTCTCCGCCTGGGTGAATCTTGTCGACACCACGAAGGACCAGGTCGTGATGGCAGCGCCTGGCACCAACGCGTCGGCCTTCACCCTGTACTACTCGGCCACCGACAAGAAGTGGGTGTTCCAACGTACGGCAGCCGACGTCAAGGACACCCCGGTCTACGTGCGCTCGCTCTCTGATGCGCCAAACCCGCCGACGAAGGTGTGGACGCATCTGGCCGCTGTGTTCGACACCAAGAAGGACATGGACAAGACGAACGACACCATCCAGGTGTTCGTCAACGGCCGCCCGCAGGGCAAACCCGTCGTACTGAGCGCGGTCTCCGGCGCCTATCAGCCCTGGTTCGCCAATGGCGGCCTGATGTTCGGTCGTTCCCTGTCCGGCGGGCTCTACGGCGGAAACTTCCGCGGCGGCCTCGACGAGATCAACGTCTGGCAGCGTGTGCTGACCTCGGACGAGATCGCCGACGAGTCCCAGCTCCTGCAGGACGGCGTGCCGGC
The window above is part of the Streptomyces sp. NBC_00425 genome. Proteins encoded here:
- a CDS encoding LamG-like jellyroll fold domain-containing protein; its protein translation is MAALMVSALPVLPMAVPASAAANKTSADAVGGATASARAQASGEPVEVTADRTEYSITKANPDGTFTLTQSASPQRVHADDGSWDPVDTTLVRRPDGTVGPKSTVVNLSFSGGGNDAMVKLGSERGTLRLNWPGRLPEPRLDGAKAVYAEVIEGVDLELTATAEGYREVLVVKSAEAAADSALERIQLPVSSPDLQVLPGAGGGVRAVDGNGNTVFHGPAGQMWDSSGETAEKGMSSASNKSGDGTSTQLTAVTRLGSGTRTAKVTDTALSTAEMPDPVEYGTQPRSGDVSTVMPVTVTDDAVAVKPDLALLRGKDTVYPVRIDPSVGLSVSERTVLSSDGDKFWQFNGDYGVGRCSVSGPYYCGNNYTNRMYFQFAPSKLSGKNVLDATFRAYETWSFSCSPHWVDLVRTDNISEGTRWPGPKLLDLMGDQNISAGRGNQCNPDQPDRWVEFNDNSAESDENLTSTVRSYADGKISRLTLALKAKDESDPDAWKRFDDNAVLQVIYTVQPGVPTSVGVIPGDGTTAYCKTSSSDPLIVTRLDPMLQARTQARVTPRTTDEKGSLQAQFAVERGDDAAWHQVWTGNRPDAGWDPDETLEKLRLSKGADGGLYRLRSRTRSHWTWGGKPGDLYSPYSSWCYFKIDSTAPKAPTVSTGTPYTQCTANLCDGQGGPGVPGSFTFTPNTADKDITGYRWRLLTTSAKDTKEVTGPTAAVTDVTPSLAGTQVLSVEAKDVRNRWGTPAEFLFKVAPAMGPTGTWHFDDVLSKPDVRTARDTATEGIRHDATLYTSGVEWSNRGRRGPNDYSLWLNDTSDTTARAGYAATDTPAVNSQDSFTLSAWVNLVDTTKDQVVMAAPGTNASAFTLYYSATDKKWVFQRTAADVKDTPVYVRSLSDAPNPPTKVWTHLAAVFDTKKDMDKTNDTIQVFVNGRPQGKPVVLSAVSGAYQPWFANGGLMFGRSLSGGLYGGNFRGGLDEINVWQRVLTSDEIADESQLLQDGVPATELVAHWNTESSVGTQIQETSGYRLPNLTVSGSGARVDADGATGGNALVMDGVSGYATLAGTVVDESGSFTVSARTRLDSEALAKKPVGYQAQVAAQQASAGESSWALWVVKPAVGVYQWKFTRTAVGADGKVSQSAEVLGDDAQTDTWVQVTGVFDAQEAWQWTDPADATKTETRHGRLHLFVNESNPPSDDAAGFAAAQYGTGALTVGRGSQGGTTGHYLPGSLQDLRMWTGAMTADQISSQIFGG